A stretch of DNA from bacterium:
GAGGCGGCGGCAGCGGGGCGCGAGTCCGAGGTTCCCCGCGCGGCGCCGCTGGCCCTGGCGCTGACCACCTTCGCGCCGAGCGAGGCCACGCTGCCGGCGGCGGCCCCCGGCGCGCTCGCCGCGGGCGCCTGGCTGGGCGTCGACATCGGCTCGACGACGACGAAGTTCGCGCTCCTCGACGAGGCGGGGCGGATCGTCGCCAAGCGCTACGTGCCCACGCGCGGCCGGCCGATCGAGGTCGCCCGGGAGCTGGTGGCCGGGCTGCGCGCGGAGTTCGGCGGCGTGCGGCTGCGGGGCGTCGCCACCACGGGCTCGGGGCGCCAGGTCGTCGGCGACTTCCTGGATGCGGACCTGGTCATCGACGAGATCACCGCGCATGCGCGCGGCGCGGTCGAGGCCGACCCCGAGGTCGACACCATCTTCGAGATCGGCGGCCAGGACGCCAAGTACATCCGGCTCGAGGGCCGGCACGCACGGGACTTCGACATGAACAAGGTCTGCGCGGCCGGCACCGGGAGCTTCCTCCACGAGCTGGCGGCGAAGATGGGCGTGGACATCGTCGGCGAGTTCGAGCGCACGGCGCTCGCGTCCCGCCGCCCGGTGCAGCTGGCCGAGCGCTGCACCGTCTTCATGGAGTCGGACCTCGTGAGCGCGCTGCAGCGCGGGGCCTCGCGCGAGGACCTCATCGGCGGGCTCGCGGGCGCCGTCGTGCGCAACTACCTCAACCGCGTGGTCGGCCGCCACGCGGTCGGCAGGCGCGTGATGTTCCTCGGGGGGCCGTCGCTGAACCGCAGCGTCGTCGCCGCCTTCGAGCAGGTCCTCGGCCGCGGGCTTGCCGTGCCGCCGCACCGCGAGGTCATGGGCGCGTGGGGCGCCGCGCTCGCCGCCCGCGACGCCGCCGCCCGCGGCGAGCTGGCGCCGCCCGCCCGCACACTCGGGCAGATCGGGACCGCCGATGCCTCGTTCCGCGAGCGCGTCTGCCGCGCCGACCCGGCCTGCCGCAACGAGTGCAAGTTGCGCGTCTACGACTTCGGCGGCCGGGCGAGCGTCTGGGGCGGCGAGTGCGGGCGCTACGAGGCGAGCCGCCGCGGCGGGGCCGCGCGCGAGGACCTCTTCGCCGAGCGCGCGCGGCGGTTCGTCGAGGCGCTCGACGGGAAGGCGGAGCTGAGCGCCCCCCGCGAGGCCCCGCCGGCGCGGGTGCCGCCCGGCACGATCGGCGTCCCGCTGTCGCTGCACGGCCTCGGCTGGGGGGTCTTCTGGGCGCACCTGCTCGCCGGCCTGGGGTGGCGGGTGGTGCTCTCCCCGCCGACCGACGAGCGCATCTCGCGCGCCGGCGTCGAGTCGATGAGCGCCGAGACCTGCTACCCGGTGAAGGTCTTTCACGGCCACGTCCGCCACCTGCTCGCGCGGACCGAGCGGCTGTTCCTGCCGAACGTCATCACGATGCCCTCGCCCGCGGCGACGGAGGCGGGGATGCTCTGCCCGTACGTCGAGTCCTCGCAGTACATGGTCAGCGCCGCCCTCGGGCTGGACCGCGCGCGCGTCGTCCGGCCGACGCTGTTCCTCGCGGAGGGGCCCGACGCCATCGCGCGCGACCTGCGCGCCGCGCTGCCCGCGACGCACCGCCTCCCGCTGCGCCGGCTCACCGCGCTCGTCCGCGCCGCCTGGGAGCGGCACGAGGCGTTCGCGCGGTCGCTCGAGCGGCGCGGCGAGGAGGTCCTGGCCGCGACCCCGGCGGGAGAGCCGGTCTGGGTCGTCAGCGGGCGGCCCTACAACCTCTACGACGAACGCTGCAACCTGAAGATCGGCCGTCAGCTCGCGGCGCTCGGCGTGACCGCGCTGCCCCTGGACTTCCTCGCGCTCGACGGCGAGGACCTCTCCGACTTCCCCAACATGTACTGGGGCCTCGGCGCGCGCGTCCTCCGCGCCGCCCGGCGCGTGGACCGCACCCCGAACCTCTTCGGCGTGCACCTGACCAACTTCGGCTGCGGCGCCGACTCCTTCGTCGAGCACTTCTACCGCCACGCGACGGAGGGCAAGCCCTCGCTGGTGCTGGAGCTCGACGAGCACAGCGCGGTCGCCGGCGTGGTCACGCGGCTGGAGGCCTACCGCAACGTCGTGCGCTGCCACATGGCGGGGGCCCCGGCCGCCGCGGCGCCCGAGCCGGTGCGGGCGTGAGTTCGTTCGGGACGGCGCGGGAGCTGGTCGGCGCGGTCGACCTCGGCGGGCGGACGCTGCTCGTGCCGGCGATGCATCCCGTGGGCGCAGCGGTGCTCGCGGCCTGCTTCCGCGCGATCGGCGTGCCGGCCCTGGTCATGGAGACGGGCGCCGGGCTCGACCTCGGCCGCGAGCACACCTCGGGAAAGGAGTGCTTCCCCTGCCAGGTGACGCTCGGGGACGTGCT
This window harbors:
- a CDS encoding acyl-CoA dehydratase activase yields the protein EAAAAGRESEVPRAAPLALALTTFAPSEATLPAAAPGALAAGAWLGVDIGSTTTKFALLDEAGRIVAKRYVPTRGRPIEVARELVAGLRAEFGGVRLRGVATTGSGRQVVGDFLDADLVIDEITAHARGAVEADPEVDTIFEIGGQDAKYIRLEGRHARDFDMNKVCAAGTGSFLHELAAKMGVDIVGEFERTALASRRPVQLAERCTVFMESDLVSALQRGASREDLIGGLAGAVVRNYLNRVVGRHAVGRRVMFLGGPSLNRSVVAAFEQVLGRGLAVPPHREVMGAWGAALAARDAAARGELAPPARTLGQIGTADASFRERVCRADPACRNECKLRVYDFGGRASVWGGECGRYEASRRGGAAREDLFAERARRFVEALDGKAELSAPREAPPARVPPGTIGVPLSLHGLGWGVFWAHLLAGLGWRVVLSPPTDERISRAGVESMSAETCYPVKVFHGHVRHLLARTERLFLPNVITMPSPAATEAGMLCPYVESSQYMVSAALGLDRARVVRPTLFLAEGPDAIARDLRAALPATHRLPLRRLTALVRAAWERHEAFARSLERRGEEVLAATPAGEPVWVVSGRPYNLYDERCNLKIGRQLAALGVTALPLDFLALDGEDLSDFPNMYWGLGARVLRAARRVDRTPNLFGVHLTNFGCGADSFVEHFYRHATEGKPSLVLELDEHSAVAGVVTRLEAYRNVVRCHMAGAPAAAAPEPVRA